Genomic segment of Polycladomyces abyssicola:
TCTGGTCATCATAGCCGGCAATGTGGCAACAGCCGAGGGTACCCGTGACCTGATCGAGGCCGGTGCCAGCATCGTCAAAGTGGGGATCGGTCCCGGCTCGATCTGCACTACCCGCATCGTGGCAGGTATCGGCGTACCCCAGATCACAGCCATCTACGATTGTGCTACGGTGGCACGCGAATACGGTGTCCCGATCATCGCCGATGGAGGGATCCGTTATTCGGGCGACATCGTCAAGGCGATCGCTGCAGGCGCGCATGCGGTCATGCTGGGCAGTCTGTTCGCTGGTTGTGAGGAATCCCCGGGTGAATCGGAGATTTATCAAGGGCGCCGGTTCAAAGTGTATCGCGGCATGGGTTCACTCGGCGCGATGCAGGCAGGGAGCAAAGACCGCTACTTCCAGGAAAATGTACGCAAGCTGGTACCCGAGGGCATCGAAGGGCGCGTGCCATACAAAGGGCCGGTGGCCGACACGGTGTATCAGCTGATCGGTGGACTTCGGGCCGGCATGGGTTATTGCGGGGTGAAAAATCTGGACGAACTGCGTGAAAACACACGGTTCATCCGGATCACCAATGCATCGTTGCGTGAAAGTCATCCGCACGACATCCAGATCACCAAGGAAGCACCCAACTACCATCTGTAAGATTCGGCGGGGAATCTTCTCTGTTTCACAAAGTTTGCGGGCTATTTCCCGTCTCCGCTCCGCGCTCGACGGGAAATTCGGATCCGCTCGCAATATCAGCAGGGAAGATTCCCTGCTTTTTTCTTGCCTTTTTTCTGTCATTGATTCCGCACGATCGCGAACGTAAAATGGAGATATGCTTGTGTTCAATTTTTCCAATTGTCGCCGGAGGTGACACGTTTGCGTCACTGGTTTCGGAGTGCTCAACAGAGAAAAATCGCTGCACTCCTACTGATCTTTTGTCTGCTTCCCTCCCTTGTACCGGCACAGGCCGCTTCAAAACCACCTCAGGTTCGCGCCGCTTCCTACATCGTGATGGAGTTCCAATCCGGCCGGGTGCTGGCGGAGAAAGATGCAGATGTACCTCGTCCGCCGGCCAGCATGACCAAGATGATGGTGGAATACATCGTGATGGAAAAGGTTCGGCGTGGGGAACTTCATTGGGAGGATCAGGTGACGGTAAGCAAGCACGCCGCGGGTGTGAATGAAGCCCAAGTAAATTTGGTGCCGGGTGAGAAACGGACCATATTGGAACTGTTTACGGCCATGTCGGTCTATTCGGCCAACGACGCGACCGTTGCTTTGGCTGAAAAAATCGGCGGGAGCGAAGAAGCATTTGTGGGATTGATGAACCGCAAGGCCCGGGAGTTAGGAATGACCCATACGCATTATCACAATGCGACGGGGTTGGACAATCATTTCTATGCTGATCCGCCCAACGTACTGGGTTCTCATGTGATGTCCGCACGTGACTGTGCACTTTTGGCACGTCGGTTGTTGAAAGATTATCCGGAAGTGACCAAGATCATTTCCCAGCCGCGAATTGTTTTTCGCAAAGGAGAACCACGCCAACAACGTCTGACCAACTGGAATCTCATGTTGCCGGGACTCAGGTTTTACTACCCCGGCGTGGACGGATTGAAAACCGGCCACACCAGGAATGCGGGATATTGTTTCACCGGAACCGCCGTGAAGAATGGGATGCGGTTGATCACCGTTGTGATGGATACGCCGGCCGAAAGCACCCGATTTACGGCTACAAAGCAATTGTTGGATTACGGGTTCAGCCAATTCACCCTAAAGACGTTTCTTTCGGGCGGACAAGTGATACCGGGGTACGAGCGCGTGCCGGTAACGGACGGTGTGGTGCCCGAGATTCCGCTGGTGACGGATCACCCTGTCGTTTTTCCGGTTGAGAAAGGACAAGAGAGCCGGTACACGCTCCACGTGGATTACATAAAAAGACTGGAAGCTCCGCTTCGTGCAGGAGAGGTAGTCGGTACACTGCGAATTTTGTATGATGGGAAAGAGATGCGGAATCCAGATCCCATTCCCGTCAGAGTACTTCAGGATGTGGAAAAAGCCAGCTGGTGGGAGTTGTTTTTCCGGAAAATCGGCGAGGAAGTCAGCGGTTTGTTTTCTTGATGCTGTAATTGATGAAAGCTGATTTGTCGTTTGGTAGCCAGTCTGAGTCTGACAAACGGCCTTTCCCTGGTAGTGACTTCTCCACATGGGGAAGGGATTGATCGTCACTCCCAGGGGTTGGTCTCTTACAGTTCCACGGTTATTTGGTATAATAAATGTGCTGAGTGAGAACACGATAAACGATCAAGGATACATGCATTGAATGGAGTTTCATCGGGATGCGGGAAGGGCAGGGAGAGAAGCAATGGCTGAGAAAAACGTGATCACAGGTACGGACCGTGTCAAACGCGGCATGGCCGAAATGCAAAAAGGCGGCGTCATCATGGACGTCGTCAACGCCGAACAGGCCAAAATCGCGGAAGCCGCCGGAGCAGTGGCCGTCATGGCGCTGGAGCGCGTCCCGGCCGATATTCGGGCCGCGGGCGGTGTGGCGCGGATGGCGGACCCGACCGTTATCGAAGAAGTGATGAACGCGGTGAGCATTCCGGTCATGGCCAAAGCGCGGATCGGACACTTCGTGGAGGCACGTCTGTTGGAAGCGCTGGGCGTGGACTATATCGACGAAAGCGAAGTGCTCACGCCGGCGGATGACGTGTACCATATCGATAAAACGCAATTTACCGTGCCATTCGTCTGCGGAGCGCGGGATTTGGGTGAAGCGCTGCGCCGGATCGGTGAAGGTGCATCGATGATCCGGACCAAAGGGGAACCCGGCACCGGCAATATCGTCGAGGCCGTCCGCCATATGCGGATGATGCAGAGCCAGATCCGCAAGGTGCAATCGATGTCCCGCGACGAACTGATGGCGGAAGCCAAACAGCTGGGAGCACCGTATGAGCTGTTGCTGCAAGTGCACGAAACCGGCCGCCTTCCGGTTGTCAACTTCGCCGCAGGCGGTGTGGCGACACCGGCAGACGCTGCATTGATGATGCACCTGGGTGCTGACGGCGTCTTTGTCGGATCGGGGATTTTCAAATCGGAGAATCCGGAAAAATATGCCCGTGCGATCGTCGAAGCAACGGCGCATTATGAAGATTTTGAGCTGATCGCCCATCTGTCCAAAGGTTTGGGCGGCGCGATGACGGGAATCGAAATTTCCCGCCTCGCCAAAGAAGACCGCATGCAGGAACGCGGCTGGTAATGGGAGGAATGGCACGATGAAAATCGGGGTGCTCGCTTTGCAGGGAGCCGTTCGGGAGCATTTGCGCTTGTTGGAAATGGCCGGCGCCGACGCGGTACCGGTGAAACGGGCCGAGCAGCTGGCTGATCTGGACGGTTTGGTCATTCCGGGCGGGGAATCCACCACCATCAGCAAGCTGATGCATAAATACGACCTCGTGGAGCCGGTCAAACGGATGGCCGAAGCAGGGAAACCGATGTTTGGTACCTGCGCCGGTTTAATCCTGCTGGCCAAACGCATCGAAGGGACGGACACCCACCATTTGGGTTTGATGGACATCGCCGTCGAGCGGAATGCATTCGGTCGTCAGCGTGAAAGTTTTGAAGCCGATCTGAACATTCGCGGCGTGGCCGATAACTTCCGTGCGGTGTTTATTCGGGCACCGTACATCACGCAAGTGGATGACGGTGTGGAAGCACTGTCCGAGATCGACGGAAAAATCGTGGCGGCCCGTCAAGGTCATCTGCTGGGTGCCGCATTCCATCCTGAGCTGACTGATGACGTACGGGTGCATGCCTACTTTGTGGACATGGTGAAGGAATCCCTGCAAGTCCCGACGGTTTAAATGCGGAGTGTTGGATGATAATAGGATTGAAAGTGGCAGTGAATCATGACCACGAGCATAACTGGTACCTGCCGGATGTCCCCGGCAAATCCATCTGACATATGCCAAATGCGCTGATGAGAACGAGTACCTTCATCCTGTCGGTTACAGAGAGGCGGTGGGTGGTGCGAACCGTCGCGTCAGATGAAGGGAATCCCTCTCGGAGCAGGGCGTGAAAGCGCGGACCCGTTAACGGTTCCGTGCCCGAAACGCTTCCGTCAGGCGGAACGTTACTCCGTCGGAGAGCGGGCCGAAACGGTGGGAAACCATCCTTTTCGGTCAACAAGGGTGGCAACGCGGAACCTTCCGTCCCTTCGGTGGCGGGAGGTTTTTTATTTTTGAATTGGGAGGTTGATCGTGCATGCTGGACATGAAACTGTTGCGCAATCGGTTTGATGAAGTGAAAGCCAGGCTGCAACATCGAGGAGAAGATATCAGCGGGCTTGATTCCTTTCAGCAACTGGACGAAAAGCGAAGGGAACTCCTGCGACAAACCGAGCAGTTGAAAAACCAGCGCAACACGGTTTCCCGGGAAATCGCCCAAAAGAAAAAAGCGGGAGAAGATGCCACCGCCGAGATTGAGAACATGAGGCGGGTAGGAGACGAAATCAAACGGTTGGATGAGGAACTGCGCCAAGTTGAAGCGGAATTGGAGGAAATCCTGTTAACCATCCCCAACCTGCCACACGAAAGTGTGCCGGTGGGGAACAGCGAGGAAGACAATGTTCCCGTACGCCAATGGGGAGAAGTACCTCAGTTTGATTTTGAACCGAAACCGCATTGGGAAATTGCACAAGCATTGGACATCCTGGATTTTGAGCGTGCGGGCAAAGTGGTCGGTTCCCGTTTCGTATTTTACAAAGGGGCGGGTGCCCGGCTGGAACGAGCCCTGATCAACTTCATGCTCGATTTGCACACCGAACAACACGGATACGTGGAGATGTTACCGCCTTATATTGTGAACAGGGACAGCATGACCGGTACAGGTCAATTACCCAAATTTGAAGAAGACGCGTTCGGCGTTCGGGATACGGATTACTTCCTCATCCCCACGGCCGAGGTGCCGGTTACCAACTTCCACGCAGGGGAAATTCTGTCGGAAGAGGAGTTGCCGATCCGTTATGCGGCGTTCAGTGCCTGTTTCCGTTCGGAGGCCGGTTCCGCCGGACGGGATACCCGCGGGTTGATTCGCCTGCATCAGTTCAACAAAGTGGAGCTGGTGAAATTCGTCCGTCCAGAGGACTCCTATCAGGAGCTGGAGAAATTGGTGGCTGATGCGGAAAAAGTCCTGCAACTGCTGGAGCTTCCCTACCGCGTATTAAACATGTGCACGGCTGATTTGGGATTCACCGCCGCAAAAAAATACGATCTGGAAGTCTGGTTGCCCAGCTCGGGAACTTACAGAGAGATTTCTTCGTGCAGCAACTTTGAGGATTTCCAGGCTCGTCGAGCCAACATCCGCTTCCGCCGCAACCCGAAAAGCAAGCCGGAATTCGTCCACACCCTGAACGGTTCGGGATTGGCGATCGGTCGGACGGTGGCGGCCATTTTGGAAAATCATCAGCAGGCCGACGGCAGCGTGCGGATTCCGAAAGCGCTCCAACCCTATATGGGTGGAATGGAATTCATACGTCCGGCCGGACAGTGAAGCGCACAGGTGGATCGCCATAATGGGGGACCGTTTTCTCAGTGGTATTCCCTGGACATACCTCAACGGGAAAACAGGTCCCGCCCCTTTCTAACAACCTCCTGAGATGGTAAACAAACCCGGTAGTATTCCCCTTAACCCTTGACAATTTGGCGCATTTGAGTATAATGACATCATGTCTCCGTCTATTATGGAGAGGTGGTCGAGTGGTTTAAGGCAGCGGTCTTGAAA
This window contains:
- a CDS encoding D-alanyl-D-alanine carboxypeptidase family protein — encoded protein: MRHWFRSAQQRKIAALLLIFCLLPSLVPAQAASKPPQVRAASYIVMEFQSGRVLAEKDADVPRPPASMTKMMVEYIVMEKVRRGELHWEDQVTVSKHAAGVNEAQVNLVPGEKRTILELFTAMSVYSANDATVALAEKIGGSEEAFVGLMNRKARELGMTHTHYHNATGLDNHFYADPPNVLGSHVMSARDCALLARRLLKDYPEVTKIISQPRIVFRKGEPRQQRLTNWNLMLPGLRFYYPGVDGLKTGHTRNAGYCFTGTAVKNGMRLITVVMDTPAESTRFTATKQLLDYGFSQFTLKTFLSGGQVIPGYERVPVTDGVVPEIPLVTDHPVVFPVEKGQESRYTLHVDYIKRLEAPLRAGEVVGTLRILYDGKEMRNPDPIPVRVLQDVEKASWWELFFRKIGEEVSGLFS
- the pdxS gene encoding pyridoxal 5'-phosphate synthase lyase subunit PdxS; this encodes MAEKNVITGTDRVKRGMAEMQKGGVIMDVVNAEQAKIAEAAGAVAVMALERVPADIRAAGGVARMADPTVIEEVMNAVSIPVMAKARIGHFVEARLLEALGVDYIDESEVLTPADDVYHIDKTQFTVPFVCGARDLGEALRRIGEGASMIRTKGEPGTGNIVEAVRHMRMMQSQIRKVQSMSRDELMAEAKQLGAPYELLLQVHETGRLPVVNFAAGGVATPADAALMMHLGADGVFVGSGIFKSENPEKYARAIVEATAHYEDFELIAHLSKGLGGAMTGIEISRLAKEDRMQERGW
- the pdxT gene encoding pyridoxal 5'-phosphate synthase glutaminase subunit PdxT, with product MKIGVLALQGAVREHLRLLEMAGADAVPVKRAEQLADLDGLVIPGGESTTISKLMHKYDLVEPVKRMAEAGKPMFGTCAGLILLAKRIEGTDTHHLGLMDIAVERNAFGRQRESFEADLNIRGVADNFRAVFIRAPYITQVDDGVEALSEIDGKIVAARQGHLLGAAFHPELTDDVRVHAYFVDMVKESLQVPTV
- the serS gene encoding serine--tRNA ligase is translated as MLDMKLLRNRFDEVKARLQHRGEDISGLDSFQQLDEKRRELLRQTEQLKNQRNTVSREIAQKKKAGEDATAEIENMRRVGDEIKRLDEELRQVEAELEEILLTIPNLPHESVPVGNSEEDNVPVRQWGEVPQFDFEPKPHWEIAQALDILDFERAGKVVGSRFVFYKGAGARLERALINFMLDLHTEQHGYVEMLPPYIVNRDSMTGTGQLPKFEEDAFGVRDTDYFLIPTAEVPVTNFHAGEILSEEELPIRYAAFSACFRSEAGSAGRDTRGLIRLHQFNKVELVKFVRPEDSYQELEKLVADAEKVLQLLELPYRVLNMCTADLGFTAAKKYDLEVWLPSSGTYREISSCSNFEDFQARRANIRFRRNPKSKPEFVHTLNGSGLAIGRTVAAILENHQQADGSVRIPKALQPYMGGMEFIRPAGQ